The genomic interval TCCTTGTACCTGCGCCACATGTGGACGTCGGCCTTCGCAAGAAGTCCCTTGGTTATAGAGATTATATCCTCGTTATTTGTGGCTTCCGCGATGCCCAGATGGAAGGCGGCGTCAAGGTCAAGGAAATGCTGCACGTCGTTTGCCTTAAGGGCCTTCTGGGAATCGGCGATCAGCCCTTCAAGCTTTTTTATCTGTTCCGGCTCCGCGCGGCGCGCGGCCATCACCGCCACGGAGGGTTCGAGCGCCATCCTCGCCTCCAGCGCCTCAAAGGAGCCGTTGACATTTTCGGTATCCTCAAGGAATTTTTCCAAAATACCGCGCGGCGCGGATTTCCCGGATAGTGCGCTGTAACTGACGAAGGTACCTTCGCCGGGGATACGCTGGATGACATTCATGATCTCCAGCGCCGAGAGCGCCTCGCGCACGGAACTTCTGCTGATGTCGGTCTGCTTGACGATCTCAAATTCATTGGGGAGTTTGTCACCGGGCTTCAGCG from Cloacibacillus sp. carries:
- a CDS encoding FadR/GntR family transcriptional regulator, with protein sequence MGDFFSKQDSTKKPAIIVKRIVELIEEGTLKPGDKLPNEFEIVKQTDISRSSVREALSALEIMNVIQRIPGEGTFVSYSALSGKSAPRGILEKFLEDTENVNGSFEALEARMALEPSVAVMAARRAEPEQIKKLEGLIADSQKALKANDVQHFLDLDAAFHLGIAEATNNEDIISITKGLLAKADVHMWRRYKEDLGLLGSTIESHHKILSAIKDRDTQKAGFFSEQHLARHLK